From the genome of Penaeus chinensis breed Huanghai No. 1 chromosome 8, ASM1920278v2, whole genome shotgun sequence, one region includes:
- the LOC125027737 gene encoding uncharacterized protein LOC125027737: protein MWFPNGNYLMFDNKMHRAPTPKKRMYSPSKQKHRATKYEKTKCPIPTRRKTESILHQQLLEIISDYKYLDMKNSARFKDYTQIQNAVPHRRHVNENVEFLLGRKSYGLGWRGVKLWMAEEVLASCPVEPRDAFRRRVTESASFAEAEGLQGSKVAECPLLKVCKPCTVVLHRLNCSSFA from the exons ATGTGGTTTCCCAACGGCAATTACCTTATGTTCGATAACAAG ATGCACAGAGCACCGACGCCTAAAAAGAGAATGTACTCACCCAGCAAACAAAAGCATCGAGCCACGAAATACGAAAAAACGAAATGCCCGATTCCGACCAGACGCAAAACGGAGTCGATCCTCCACCAACAGTTGCTGGAAATCATCTCTGACTACAAGTACCTAGACATGAAAAACTCGGCTAGGTTCAAAGACTACACCCAGATACAGAATGCAGTACCACACCGCAGGCACGTCAACGAAAACGTGGAATTCCTTTTGGGTCGCAAATCGTACGGACTTGGCTGGCGTGGCGTTAAGCTTTGGATGGCTGAGGAGGTCTTGGCGAGCTGTCCTGTGGAACCTCGCGATGCCTTCAGGAGGAGAGTTACGGAGTCAGCTTCCTTCGCAGAGGCAGAGGGACTTCAGGGCAGTAAG GTTGCCGAGTGTCCTCTGCTGAAGGTGTGCAAACCATGTACTGTGGTGTTGCATCGTCTCAACTGCAGTTCCTTCGCGTAG
- the LOC125027956 gene encoding uncharacterized protein LOC125027956 isoform X1, whose translation MQETRNSTKGGCKTLSSAINMNEILLASFMLLFASANGQRVQQQASVSRGILQGRIRMGILPEDSQITVRSAIPQIPAALPELTPLDITMNTIEDMVDVVKMEDPKDPLMGGLKAVMKDVKENQQKQQQQPQVSTRQAGSEEAMADAFEDRVRVLLSASGVETVLPLDCGRNPQNPDNPLEEPPLPWIAALGSREDGRFHYRCTGAVISRFHILTDADCVASPNINLVQFNVSRRVPDPNAILNYVVGRRIHPMVKGTEDLLSGYNLGLLELAFPVEFNEYIQPVCLPGIFETAKQESQDPTHVVGFNNISDTPLGRIATLYSEGNSTTFGPAGCQILIKAYNERYPSLISNLFSLITKNHVCVNKLYDEIGKSVVLRENAATGRVQLLGVSGVANARFPIPIAYTQVQPHRLWIELVLKKFKDNTSRRTLG comes from the exons AT GCAAGAGACCAGGAACAGCACTAAGGGAGGTTGCAAGACCCTTTCTTCAGCCATCAACATGAATGAAATTTTACTCGCGTCCTTCATGCTATTGTTTGCCTCCGCGAATGGTCAACGTGTACAGCAACAAGCTAGTGTTTCGAGAG GAATTCTCCAAGGTAGAATCAGAATGGGAATCTTGCCAGAGGATTCCCAGATCACCGTCAGATCAGCGATTCCCCAAATTCCAGCTGCCTTGCCTGAACTCACGCCTCTGGATATCACCATGAAT ACCATCGAGGACATGGTGGACGTGGTGAAGATGGAGGATCCAAAGGACCCTCTCATGGGCGGGCTAAAGGCTGTTATGAAGGACGTGAAGGAGAACCAGCAGAAGCAGCAACAACAGCCTCAGGTCTCCACGAGGCAGGCCGGAAGCGAGGAAGCAATGGCTGACGCCTTTGAAGACAGGGTGAGGGTGCTCCTGTCTGCCAGCGGCGTCGAGACGGTCCTCCCCCTCGACTGTGGAAGG AACCCCCAGAATCCAGACAACCCGTTGGAAGAACCGCCTCTGCCGTGGATAGCCGCCCTCGGATCCAGGGAAGACGGGAGGTTCCATTACCGGTGCACTGGGGCCGTTATAAGCCGCTTCCATATCCTCACGGACGCTGACTGTGTGGCCTCGCCAAACAT AAACCTCGTCCAGTTTAACGTGAGTCGCCGCGTGCCGGACCCCAACGCCATCCTTAACTACGTGGTTGGTCGTAGGATTCATCCCATGGTCAAAGGAACTGAGGACCTGCTCAGTGGTTACAACTTGGGGCTCCTGGAATTGGCTTTTCCTGTAGAGTTTAACG AATACATCCAACCGGTTTGCCTGCCCGGAATATTCGAGACAGCGAAACAGGAGTCACAGGACCCAACCCACGTCGTCGGCTTCAATAATATTAGTGACA CTCCCCTGGGACGAATAGCAACTCTCTACTCTGAGGGTAATTCCACAACCTTCGGGCCCGCTGGCTGCCAGATCCTCATCAAAGCCTACAACGAGCGGTATCCTAGCCTGATATCCAATTTATTCTCACTTATAACGAAGAATCATGTCTGCGTTAACAAGTTGTATGATGAg ATTGGGAAATCAGTGGTGCTTCGTGAAAATGCAGCCACAGGGAGAGTGCAGTTGCTGGGTGTTTCTGGCGTAGCCAATGCCCGCTTTCCCATCCCTATTGCCTACACTCAAGTCCAGCCTCATCGCTTGTGGATCGAACTTGTCTTAAAGAAGTTTAAGGATAACACATCACGTCGCACTCTAGGCTGA
- the LOC125027956 gene encoding uncharacterized protein LOC125027956 isoform X4 gives MQETRNSTKGGCKTLSSAINMNEILLASFMLLFASANGQRVQQQASVSRGILQGRIRMGILPEDSQITVRSAIPQIPAALPELTPLDITMNTIEDMVDVVKMEDPKDPLMGGLKAVMKDVKENQQKQQQQPQVSTRQAGSEEAMADAFEDRVRVLLSASGVETVLPLDCGRNPQNPDNPLEEPPLPWIAALGSREDGRFHYRCTGAVISRFHILTDADCVASPNINLVQFNVSRRVPDPNAILNYVVGRRIHPMVKGTEDLLSGYNLGLLELAFPVEFNEYIQPVCLPGIFETAKQESQDPTHVVGFNNISDNWEISGAS, from the exons AT GCAAGAGACCAGGAACAGCACTAAGGGAGGTTGCAAGACCCTTTCTTCAGCCATCAACATGAATGAAATTTTACTCGCGTCCTTCATGCTATTGTTTGCCTCCGCGAATGGTCAACGTGTACAGCAACAAGCTAGTGTTTCGAGAG GAATTCTCCAAGGTAGAATCAGAATGGGAATCTTGCCAGAGGATTCCCAGATCACCGTCAGATCAGCGATTCCCCAAATTCCAGCTGCCTTGCCTGAACTCACGCCTCTGGATATCACCATGAAT ACCATCGAGGACATGGTGGACGTGGTGAAGATGGAGGATCCAAAGGACCCTCTCATGGGCGGGCTAAAGGCTGTTATGAAGGACGTGAAGGAGAACCAGCAGAAGCAGCAACAACAGCCTCAGGTCTCCACGAGGCAGGCCGGAAGCGAGGAAGCAATGGCTGACGCCTTTGAAGACAGGGTGAGGGTGCTCCTGTCTGCCAGCGGCGTCGAGACGGTCCTCCCCCTCGACTGTGGAAGG AACCCCCAGAATCCAGACAACCCGTTGGAAGAACCGCCTCTGCCGTGGATAGCCGCCCTCGGATCCAGGGAAGACGGGAGGTTCCATTACCGGTGCACTGGGGCCGTTATAAGCCGCTTCCATATCCTCACGGACGCTGACTGTGTGGCCTCGCCAAACAT AAACCTCGTCCAGTTTAACGTGAGTCGCCGCGTGCCGGACCCCAACGCCATCCTTAACTACGTGGTTGGTCGTAGGATTCATCCCATGGTCAAAGGAACTGAGGACCTGCTCAGTGGTTACAACTTGGGGCTCCTGGAATTGGCTTTTCCTGTAGAGTTTAACG AATACATCCAACCGGTTTGCCTGCCCGGAATATTCGAGACAGCGAAACAGGAGTCACAGGACCCAACCCACGTCGTCGGCTTCAATAATATTAGTGACA ATTGGGAAATCAGTGGTGCTTCGTGA
- the LOC125027956 gene encoding clotting factor G beta subunit-like isoform X2: MNEILLASFMLLFASANGQRVQQQASVSRGILQGRIRMGILPEDSQITVRSAIPQIPAALPELTPLDITMNTIEDMVDVVKMEDPKDPLMGGLKAVMKDVKENQQKQQQQPQVSTRQAGSEEAMADAFEDRVRVLLSASGVETVLPLDCGRNPQNPDNPLEEPPLPWIAALGSREDGRFHYRCTGAVISRFHILTDADCVASPNINLVQFNVSRRVPDPNAILNYVVGRRIHPMVKGTEDLLSGYNLGLLELAFPVEFNEYIQPVCLPGIFETAKQESQDPTHVVGFNNISDTPLGRIATLYSEGNSTTFGPAGCQILIKAYNERYPSLISNLFSLITKNHVCVNKLYDEIGKSVVLRENAATGRVQLLGVSGVANARFPIPIAYTQVQPHRLWIELVLKKFKDNTSRRTLG; the protein is encoded by the exons ATGAATGAAATTTTACTCGCGTCCTTCATGCTATTGTTTGCCTCCGCGAATGGTCAACGTGTACAGCAACAAGCTAGTGTTTCGAGAG GAATTCTCCAAGGTAGAATCAGAATGGGAATCTTGCCAGAGGATTCCCAGATCACCGTCAGATCAGCGATTCCCCAAATTCCAGCTGCCTTGCCTGAACTCACGCCTCTGGATATCACCATGAAT ACCATCGAGGACATGGTGGACGTGGTGAAGATGGAGGATCCAAAGGACCCTCTCATGGGCGGGCTAAAGGCTGTTATGAAGGACGTGAAGGAGAACCAGCAGAAGCAGCAACAACAGCCTCAGGTCTCCACGAGGCAGGCCGGAAGCGAGGAAGCAATGGCTGACGCCTTTGAAGACAGGGTGAGGGTGCTCCTGTCTGCCAGCGGCGTCGAGACGGTCCTCCCCCTCGACTGTGGAAGG AACCCCCAGAATCCAGACAACCCGTTGGAAGAACCGCCTCTGCCGTGGATAGCCGCCCTCGGATCCAGGGAAGACGGGAGGTTCCATTACCGGTGCACTGGGGCCGTTATAAGCCGCTTCCATATCCTCACGGACGCTGACTGTGTGGCCTCGCCAAACAT AAACCTCGTCCAGTTTAACGTGAGTCGCCGCGTGCCGGACCCCAACGCCATCCTTAACTACGTGGTTGGTCGTAGGATTCATCCCATGGTCAAAGGAACTGAGGACCTGCTCAGTGGTTACAACTTGGGGCTCCTGGAATTGGCTTTTCCTGTAGAGTTTAACG AATACATCCAACCGGTTTGCCTGCCCGGAATATTCGAGACAGCGAAACAGGAGTCACAGGACCCAACCCACGTCGTCGGCTTCAATAATATTAGTGACA CTCCCCTGGGACGAATAGCAACTCTCTACTCTGAGGGTAATTCCACAACCTTCGGGCCCGCTGGCTGCCAGATCCTCATCAAAGCCTACAACGAGCGGTATCCTAGCCTGATATCCAATTTATTCTCACTTATAACGAAGAATCATGTCTGCGTTAACAAGTTGTATGATGAg ATTGGGAAATCAGTGGTGCTTCGTGAAAATGCAGCCACAGGGAGAGTGCAGTTGCTGGGTGTTTCTGGCGTAGCCAATGCCCGCTTTCCCATCCCTATTGCCTACACTCAAGTCCAGCCTCATCGCTTGTGGATCGAACTTGTCTTAAAGAAGTTTAAGGATAACACATCACGTCGCACTCTAGGCTGA
- the LOC125027956 gene encoding clotting factor G beta subunit-like isoform X3 has protein sequence MVNVYSNKLVFRETIEDMVDVVKMEDPKDPLMGGLKAVMKDVKENQQKQQQQPQVSTRQAGSEEAMADAFEDRVRVLLSASGVETVLPLDCGRNPQNPDNPLEEPPLPWIAALGSREDGRFHYRCTGAVISRFHILTDADCVASPNINLVQFNVSRRVPDPNAILNYVVGRRIHPMVKGTEDLLSGYNLGLLELAFPVEFNEYIQPVCLPGIFETAKQESQDPTHVVGFNNISDTPLGRIATLYSEGNSTTFGPAGCQILIKAYNERYPSLISNLFSLITKNHVCVNKLYDEIGKSVVLRENAATGRVQLLGVSGVANARFPIPIAYTQVQPHRLWIELVLKKFKDNTSRRTLG, from the exons ATGGTCAACGTGTACAGCAACAAGCTAGTGTTTCGAGAG ACCATCGAGGACATGGTGGACGTGGTGAAGATGGAGGATCCAAAGGACCCTCTCATGGGCGGGCTAAAGGCTGTTATGAAGGACGTGAAGGAGAACCAGCAGAAGCAGCAACAACAGCCTCAGGTCTCCACGAGGCAGGCCGGAAGCGAGGAAGCAATGGCTGACGCCTTTGAAGACAGGGTGAGGGTGCTCCTGTCTGCCAGCGGCGTCGAGACGGTCCTCCCCCTCGACTGTGGAAGG AACCCCCAGAATCCAGACAACCCGTTGGAAGAACCGCCTCTGCCGTGGATAGCCGCCCTCGGATCCAGGGAAGACGGGAGGTTCCATTACCGGTGCACTGGGGCCGTTATAAGCCGCTTCCATATCCTCACGGACGCTGACTGTGTGGCCTCGCCAAACAT AAACCTCGTCCAGTTTAACGTGAGTCGCCGCGTGCCGGACCCCAACGCCATCCTTAACTACGTGGTTGGTCGTAGGATTCATCCCATGGTCAAAGGAACTGAGGACCTGCTCAGTGGTTACAACTTGGGGCTCCTGGAATTGGCTTTTCCTGTAGAGTTTAACG AATACATCCAACCGGTTTGCCTGCCCGGAATATTCGAGACAGCGAAACAGGAGTCACAGGACCCAACCCACGTCGTCGGCTTCAATAATATTAGTGACA CTCCCCTGGGACGAATAGCAACTCTCTACTCTGAGGGTAATTCCACAACCTTCGGGCCCGCTGGCTGCCAGATCCTCATCAAAGCCTACAACGAGCGGTATCCTAGCCTGATATCCAATTTATTCTCACTTATAACGAAGAATCATGTCTGCGTTAACAAGTTGTATGATGAg ATTGGGAAATCAGTGGTGCTTCGTGAAAATGCAGCCACAGGGAGAGTGCAGTTGCTGGGTGTTTCTGGCGTAGCCAATGCCCGCTTTCCCATCCCTATTGCCTACACTCAAGTCCAGCCTCATCGCTTGTGGATCGAACTTGTCTTAAAGAAGTTTAAGGATAACACATCACGTCGCACTCTAGGCTGA